A single region of the Leptothrix cholodnii SP-6 genome encodes:
- the lpxC gene encoding UDP-3-O-acyl-N-acetylglucosamine deacetylase yields the protein MLKQRTLKSLTRAVGVGLHSGKKVELTLRPAPPDTGIVFRRIDLPQPVDIPVRAEAVCDARMATTLSPGGDPGAPKVNTVEHLMSACCGLGLDNLYIDITAEEVPILDGSAASFVFLLQSAGIELQNAPKRFLRVLKPVEVRQGEGDRLVWSRLEPHHGYKLTFEIDFAHPAVDQTGQRVVFDMGSGQYKRDIARARTFGFTKDLELMRSRGLTLGGSMDNAIVVDDYRVLNAEGLRYDDEFVKHKILDAIGDLYLCGMPLLASYTAFKSGHAMNNRLLRALLADPTAWEIVTFEDEKLAPQGMAELAPAW from the coding sequence GCGTCGGTCTGCACAGTGGCAAGAAGGTCGAACTGACGCTGCGCCCCGCACCGCCCGACACCGGCATCGTGTTCCGCCGCATCGACCTGCCGCAGCCGGTGGACATCCCCGTGCGCGCCGAGGCGGTCTGCGATGCGCGCATGGCGACCACGCTCTCGCCCGGCGGAGACCCCGGCGCACCCAAGGTCAACACGGTCGAGCACCTGATGTCGGCCTGCTGCGGCCTGGGCCTGGACAACCTCTACATCGACATCACCGCCGAGGAAGTGCCGATCCTCGACGGCTCGGCGGCGTCCTTCGTGTTCCTGCTGCAGAGCGCGGGCATCGAGCTGCAGAACGCGCCCAAGCGCTTCCTGCGCGTGCTCAAGCCGGTCGAGGTGCGGCAGGGCGAGGGCGACCGGCTGGTCTGGTCGCGGCTCGAACCGCATCACGGCTACAAGCTCACCTTCGAGATCGACTTCGCCCACCCCGCGGTCGACCAGACCGGCCAGCGTGTGGTCTTTGACATGGGCTCGGGCCAGTACAAGCGCGACATCGCGCGCGCACGCACCTTCGGTTTCACCAAGGACCTGGAGCTGATGCGCTCACGCGGGTTGACGCTCGGTGGCTCGATGGACAACGCCATCGTGGTCGACGACTACCGCGTGCTCAACGCCGAGGGGCTGCGCTACGACGACGAGTTCGTCAAGCACAAGATCCTCGACGCGATCGGCGATCTCTACCTCTGCGGCATGCCGCTGCTGGCCAGCTACACCGCCTTCAAGAGCGGCCACGCGATGAACAACCGGCTGCTGCGCGCCCTGCTGGCCGACCCGACCGCCTGGGAAATCGTCACCTTCGAGGACGAGAAGCTCGCGCCGCAGGGCATGGCCGAACTGGCGCCGGCCTGGTGA
- a CDS encoding sensor domain-containing protein — MPRPAEEIRSDAVPAMSHPPDDPPASGRTGSPTPRTDRSALLPALTRLFDDGPCAALVCGADGRITEVSDSCGRWLGLAAADLLGRRPEQVLAGPGATIPGWERLQDQARRHGRAGTEALVHGHGGRPLWCTLVLDALPAAQGEPDTWLLTLADITQQRILTELQGPVLGALVRDRPLAEVMALVCTQVQILAPDVVATVLGVDDDGLIRPLAGPSIPAEVSCQFDGAPIGPKAGSCGTAAWRGSPVVVTDIDTDPLWDDYRHVVQPLGLRACWSSPIKNGEGRVLATFAFYFREPRAPHGLHEQLVEMSVHLCTLALERERSHAHIHQLAYYDGLTGLPNRALLQANLARAITQAQQDGTTLALLFIDLDRFKDVNDSHGHAVGDELLREVAQRLAGEVRDRSLVCRLAGDEFVVVLPHCGVEQARHTAERVQQALARPITVGDLDLTTGACLGVAMYPDDGSDLDRLLRHADAAMYQAKKDGRGGLHFYRAEMNRAAEDRLRLAADLRAALHRGGLQLHFQPQVCPPGKTPRSPAAGPASMSLFGVEALLRWRHPVLGDVSPERFIPVAEEAGLMDELSNWVLEAACAQLAGWRADGIDVPRVAVNLSPRNFQDPGLPARVRQLLDRHGLRGDQLTLELTESAWIDRRADSLDKLRALQALGVGLAMDDFGNGQSSLSHLHRLPLRQLKLDRSFVHDIEHLAVAQTLAAAMLHIGESLGLIVVAEGIETAAQAAFLIEHGCPVLQGDRYAQSMAAEQIGPWLAGLASMAAADVGASRSDHGT; from the coding sequence ATGCCCCGACCCGCGGAGGAGATCCGCAGCGATGCAGTACCCGCGATGAGCCACCCACCCGATGATCCCCCCGCGTCCGGCCGCACCGGATCGCCCACCCCGCGCACGGATCGATCGGCGCTGCTGCCGGCCCTGACCCGGCTGTTCGACGACGGCCCGTGCGCCGCACTGGTCTGCGGCGCCGACGGCCGCATCACCGAGGTCAGCGACAGCTGCGGCCGCTGGCTCGGACTGGCCGCGGCCGATCTGCTGGGCCGCAGGCCCGAGCAGGTGCTGGCGGGGCCGGGGGCCACGATCCCGGGCTGGGAGCGGCTGCAGGATCAGGCCCGGCGCCACGGCCGGGCCGGCACCGAGGCGCTGGTCCACGGCCACGGCGGTCGGCCGCTCTGGTGCACGCTGGTGCTCGATGCCCTGCCCGCCGCGCAGGGCGAGCCCGACACCTGGCTGCTGACGCTGGCCGACATCACGCAGCAGCGCATCCTCACCGAACTGCAGGGGCCGGTGCTCGGCGCGCTGGTGCGCGATCGGCCGCTGGCCGAGGTGATGGCGCTGGTCTGCACGCAGGTCCAGATCCTGGCGCCCGATGTGGTGGCCACGGTGCTGGGCGTCGATGACGACGGCCTGATCCGGCCGCTGGCCGGCCCGAGCATCCCCGCCGAGGTGTCGTGCCAGTTCGACGGTGCGCCGATCGGCCCCAAGGCGGGCTCCTGCGGCACCGCCGCCTGGCGCGGCAGCCCGGTGGTGGTGACCGACATCGACACCGATCCGCTCTGGGACGACTACCGGCACGTGGTGCAGCCGCTCGGCCTGCGCGCCTGCTGGTCGAGCCCGATCAAGAACGGCGAGGGCCGGGTGCTGGCCACGTTCGCGTTCTACTTCCGCGAACCGCGTGCACCGCACGGCCTGCACGAGCAGCTGGTCGAGATGAGCGTGCACCTGTGCACCCTGGCGCTCGAGCGCGAGCGCAGCCACGCCCACATCCACCAGCTGGCCTATTACGACGGCCTGACCGGCCTGCCCAACCGTGCGCTGCTGCAGGCCAACCTGGCACGGGCGATCACGCAGGCGCAACAGGACGGCACGACGCTGGCCCTGCTGTTCATCGACCTCGACCGCTTCAAGGACGTCAACGACAGCCACGGCCATGCGGTGGGCGACGAACTGCTGCGCGAGGTGGCCCAGCGGCTGGCCGGCGAGGTGCGCGATCGCAGCCTGGTCTGCCGCCTGGCGGGTGACGAGTTCGTCGTGGTGCTGCCGCATTGCGGCGTCGAGCAGGCCCGCCACACGGCCGAGCGGGTGCAGCAGGCGCTGGCCCGCCCGATCACCGTCGGCGACCTCGACCTGACGACCGGCGCCTGCCTGGGCGTGGCCATGTACCCCGACGACGGCAGCGACCTCGACCGGCTGCTGCGCCACGCCGATGCCGCGATGTACCAGGCCAAGAAGGACGGCCGCGGCGGCCTGCACTTCTACCGCGCCGAGATGAACCGCGCCGCAGAGGACCGGCTGCGCCTGGCCGCCGATCTGCGTGCCGCCCTGCATCGCGGCGGGCTGCAGCTGCACTTCCAGCCGCAGGTGTGCCCGCCCGGCAAGACCCCCCGATCGCCGGCCGCGGGCCCGGCGTCGATGTCGCTGTTCGGGGTCGAGGCGCTGCTGCGCTGGCGTCACCCGGTGCTGGGTGACGTGTCACCCGAGCGTTTCATCCCGGTCGCCGAAGAGGCGGGCCTGATGGACGAGCTGTCGAACTGGGTGCTCGAAGCCGCCTGCGCCCAGCTGGCCGGCTGGCGCGCCGACGGCATCGACGTGCCGCGTGTGGCCGTCAACCTGTCGCCGCGCAACTTCCAGGATCCCGGCCTGCCGGCGCGGGTGCGTCAGCTGCTGGATCGGCACGGCCTGCGCGGCGATCAGCTGACGCTCGAACTGACCGAATCGGCCTGGATCGACCGCCGCGCCGACTCGCTCGACAAGCTGCGGGCGCTGCAGGCGCTGGGCGTCGGGCTGGCGATGGACGATTTCGGCAACGGCCAGTCCAGCCTGAGCCACCTGCATCGGCTGCCGCTGCGCCAGCTCAAGCTCGATCGCAGTTTCGTGCACGACATCGAACACCTCGCGGTGGCGCAGACCCTGGCCGCGGCGATGCTGCACATCGGCGAGAGCCTCGGCCTGATCGTGGTGGCCGAAGGCATCGAGACCGCGGCGCAGGCCGCCTTCCTGATCGAGCACGGCTGCCCGGTGCTGCAGGGCGATCGGTATGCGCAATCGATGGCGGCCGAGCAGATCGGCCCCTGGCTGGCCGGGCTGGCATCGATGGCGGCGGCGGATGTCGGCGCCTCGCGCAGCGATCACGGCACCTGA
- the ruvC gene encoding crossover junction endodeoxyribonuclease RuvC, with translation MTRILGIDPGLATTGFGVIDVEGQALRYVASGTVHTREADIGDLPGRIKLIFEGVREVMATYQPTCASIEIVFVNVNPQSTLLLGQARGAALAALVTGGLAVTEYTALQMKKAVVGSGHARKEQVQEMVMRLLQLPGRPNQDASDALGLAITHAHAGGSFAAIEQATTLQRRQHAHYRGGRIF, from the coding sequence ATGACCCGCATCCTCGGCATCGACCCCGGCCTGGCGACCACCGGCTTCGGCGTGATCGACGTCGAGGGCCAGGCGCTGCGTTACGTCGCCAGCGGCACGGTGCACACCCGCGAGGCCGACATCGGCGATCTGCCGGGGCGCATCAAGCTGATCTTCGAGGGCGTGCGCGAGGTGATGGCGACCTACCAGCCGACGTGTGCGTCGATCGAGATCGTGTTCGTCAACGTCAACCCGCAGAGCACGCTGCTGCTCGGCCAGGCGCGCGGGGCGGCGCTGGCGGCGCTGGTGACGGGCGGGCTGGCAGTGACCGAATACACCGCGCTGCAGATGAAGAAGGCCGTGGTCGGCAGCGGCCACGCGCGCAAGGAGCAGGTGCAGGAGATGGTGATGCGGCTGCTGCAGCTGCCCGGTCGGCCGAACCAGGACGCCTCCGATGCGCTCGGCCTGGCGATCACGCATGCCCATGCCGGCGGCTCGTTCGCGGCCATCGAGCAGGCCACCACGCTGCAGCGCCGGCAGCACGCCCACTACCGGGGCGGCCGGATCTTTTGA
- the purH gene encoding bifunctional phosphoribosylaminoimidazolecarboxamide formyltransferase/IMP cyclohydrolase — translation MPTALISVSDKTGIVELAQALHATGVKLLSTGGTAKLLADAGLPVTEVAEHTGFPEMLDGRVKTLHPKIHGGLLARRDLPEHMAALAAHGIETIDLLIVNLYPFEATVAKAGCTLDDAIENIDIGGPAMVRSAAKNWKDVAVLTDASQYAGVIAELQQAGTVSRATRFALSVAAFNRISNYDAAISDYLSSITDGGAGDGDAAPARIEFPGQSNGRFVKLQDLRYGENPHQAAAFYRDLYPAPGSLVSAVQLQGKELSYNNIADADAAWECVKSFDTPACVIVKHANPCGVALGADAGAAYAKAFKTDPTSAFGGIIAFNTVVDKTAAEQVAKQFVEVLIAPAYTDEARAIFAAKANTRVLLIDLSQVQRDGASAWARGQNAHDIKRIGSGLLIQSADNHVLKREDLKIVTKLAPTAQQIDDLMFAWSVAKFVKSNAIVFCSGGMTVGVGAGQMSRLDSARIASIKAGHAGLTLAGSAVASDAFFPFRDGLDVVADAGATCVIQPGGSMRDQEVIDAANERGIAMVYTGVRHFRH, via the coding sequence ATGCCCACCGCCCTGATTTCCGTCTCCGACAAGACCGGCATCGTCGAGCTTGCCCAGGCGCTGCACGCCACCGGCGTCAAGCTGCTGTCCACCGGCGGCACCGCCAAACTGCTGGCCGACGCCGGCCTGCCGGTCACCGAGGTGGCCGAACACACCGGTTTCCCGGAGATGCTCGACGGCCGCGTCAAGACGCTGCACCCGAAGATCCACGGCGGCCTGCTGGCGCGGCGCGACCTGCCCGAGCACATGGCGGCGCTGGCGGCGCACGGCATCGAGACCATCGACCTGCTGATCGTCAACCTCTACCCCTTCGAGGCCACCGTGGCCAAGGCCGGCTGCACGCTCGACGACGCGATCGAGAACATCGACATCGGCGGCCCGGCGATGGTGCGCAGCGCCGCCAAGAACTGGAAGGACGTGGCCGTGCTCACCGACGCCAGCCAGTACGCGGGCGTGATCGCCGAGCTGCAGCAGGCCGGTACGGTGAGCCGCGCGACGCGTTTCGCGCTGTCGGTGGCGGCCTTCAACCGCATCAGCAACTACGACGCCGCGATCTCCGACTACCTGTCGTCGATCACCGACGGTGGTGCCGGTGACGGCGATGCGGCCCCGGCGCGCATCGAGTTCCCGGGCCAGAGCAACGGCCGCTTCGTCAAGCTGCAAGACCTGCGTTACGGCGAGAACCCGCATCAGGCCGCCGCCTTCTACCGCGACCTCTACCCCGCGCCCGGCTCGCTGGTCAGCGCCGTGCAGCTGCAGGGCAAGGAGCTGTCGTACAACAACATCGCCGACGCCGACGCGGCGTGGGAGTGCGTGAAGAGCTTCGACACCCCCGCCTGCGTGATCGTCAAGCACGCCAACCCTTGCGGCGTGGCGCTCGGTGCGGACGCCGGCGCGGCCTACGCCAAGGCGTTCAAGACCGATCCGACCTCGGCCTTCGGCGGCATCATCGCCTTCAACACGGTGGTCGACAAAACCGCCGCCGAGCAGGTCGCCAAGCAGTTCGTCGAGGTGCTGATCGCGCCGGCCTACACCGACGAGGCGCGCGCCATCTTCGCCGCCAAGGCCAACACCCGCGTGCTGCTGATCGATCTGAGCCAGGTCCAGCGTGACGGCGCCAGCGCCTGGGCGCGCGGCCAGAACGCGCACGACATCAAGCGCATCGGCTCGGGCCTGCTGATCCAGAGCGCCGACAACCACGTGCTCAAGCGCGAAGACCTGAAGATCGTCACGAAGCTGGCGCCGACCGCGCAGCAGATCGACGACCTGATGTTCGCCTGGAGCGTGGCCAAGTTCGTCAAGAGCAATGCGATCGTGTTCTGCAGCGGCGGCATGACGGTGGGCGTGGGCGCGGGCCAGATGAGCCGGCTCGACTCGGCGCGCATCGCCAGCATCAAGGCTGGCCACGCCGGTCTGACCCTGGCCGGCAGCGCGGTGGCGAGCGACGCGTTCTTCCCGTTCCGCGACGGCCTCGACGTGGTGGCCGATGCCGGCGCCACCTGCGTGATCCAGCCGGGCGGCTCGATGCGCGACCAGGAGGTGATCGACGCGGCCAACGAGCGTGGCATCGCGATGGTGTACACCGGCGTGCGGCATTTCCGGCATTGA
- a CDS encoding Fis family transcriptional regulator, giving the protein MSSPPIDASIRDNLEVYFQDLEGTEPHALYDMVLKAVERPLLDVVMQKADGNQSRAAEWLGINRNTLRRKLLEHKLID; this is encoded by the coding sequence ATGAGCTCGCCCCCGATTGACGCCTCCATCCGCGACAACCTCGAGGTCTATTTCCAGGACCTCGAAGGCACCGAGCCGCATGCCCTCTACGACATGGTGCTCAAGGCGGTCGAACGCCCGCTGCTCGACGTCGTGATGCAGAAAGCCGACGGCAACCAGAGCCGCGCCGCCGAATGGCTGGGCATCAACCGCAACACCTTGCGTCGCAAGCTGCTCGAGCACAAGCTGATCGACTGA
- the dusB gene encoding tRNA dihydrouridine synthase DusB codes for MQIGPHLLPNRLFVAPMAGVTDRPFRQLCKRLGAGYAVSEMVTSRPELRDSLKTSRRLDHTGEVAPIAVQIAGTEPEMMAEAARYNIERGAQIIDINMGCPAKKVCNVWAGSALMQNESLALRIIDAVVAASAPHGVPVTLKMRTGWCQEQKNALQIARAAQDAGIAMVTVHGRTREQGYKGEAEYRTIAAVKAALQIPVVANGDIDSPEKAARVLRATGADAVMIGRAAQGRPWIFREIAHHLATGQAMDAPRTLQVRDWLLEHLQDHYSLYGERSGVRTARKHIGWAVHALPGGAHFRAEMNRIETTADQWRAVDDYLSDLADAHERWPQAAAEPTTIEETLAA; via the coding sequence ATGCAGATCGGCCCCCACCTGCTGCCGAACCGGCTCTTCGTCGCCCCGATGGCCGGGGTCACCGATCGGCCGTTCCGCCAGCTCTGCAAGCGCCTGGGCGCGGGTTACGCGGTCAGCGAGATGGTGACCTCGCGCCCCGAACTGCGTGACAGCCTGAAGACCAGCCGCCGCCTCGACCACACCGGCGAGGTGGCGCCGATCGCGGTGCAGATCGCCGGCACCGAGCCCGAGATGATGGCCGAGGCGGCGCGCTACAACATCGAGCGCGGCGCCCAGATCATCGACATCAACATGGGCTGCCCGGCCAAGAAGGTGTGCAACGTCTGGGCCGGCTCGGCGCTGATGCAGAACGAGAGCCTGGCGCTGCGCATCATCGACGCGGTGGTCGCCGCCAGCGCGCCGCACGGCGTGCCGGTGACGCTGAAGATGCGCACCGGCTGGTGCCAGGAACAGAAGAACGCGCTGCAGATCGCGCGCGCCGCGCAGGACGCCGGCATCGCGATGGTGACCGTGCACGGCCGAACCCGCGAGCAGGGCTACAAGGGCGAGGCCGAGTACCGCACGATCGCCGCGGTGAAGGCCGCGCTGCAGATCCCGGTGGTCGCCAACGGCGACATCGACAGCCCCGAGAAGGCCGCCCGGGTGCTGCGCGCGACCGGCGCCGATGCGGTCATGATCGGCCGCGCCGCGCAGGGCCGGCCGTGGATCTTCCGCGAGATCGCCCACCACCTGGCCACCGGCCAGGCGATGGACGCGCCGCGCACGCTGCAGGTGCGCGACTGGCTGCTCGAACACCTGCAGGACCACTACAGCCTCTACGGTGAACGCTCGGGCGTGCGCACCGCGCGCAAGCACATCGGCTGGGCGGTGCACGCGCTGCCCGGCGGCGCACACTTCCGCGCCGAGATGAACCGCATCGAGACCACCGCCGACCAGTGGCGCGCCGTCGACGACTACCTGAGCGACCTGGCCGATGCCCACGAGCGCTGGCCACAAGCCGCCGCTGAACCCACAACGATTGAAGAAACACTCGCCGCATGA
- a CDS encoding YqaA family protein, whose amino-acid sequence MDAWISSLLAALALPEYGLSTLFMVATLSATLLPMGSEPVLFGLVKLNPGLFWPAIAVATAGNTLGGAISWWMGYGAEKAYEKITHHSAEHRALAILRRFGPKACLLAWLPVVGDPLCAVAGWLQLPFWPCVAYMAIGKLLRYITMTAALLWVFPGQWPL is encoded by the coding sequence ATGGACGCCTGGATCTCTTCTTTGCTGGCCGCGCTGGCCTTGCCCGAATACGGCCTGTCGACGCTGTTCATGGTCGCCACGCTGTCGGCCACGCTGCTGCCGATGGGCTCCGAGCCGGTGCTGTTCGGGCTGGTCAAGCTCAACCCCGGGCTGTTCTGGCCGGCGATTGCGGTGGCCACCGCCGGCAACACGCTGGGCGGGGCGATCTCGTGGTGGATGGGTTACGGCGCCGAAAAGGCCTACGAGAAGATCACCCACCACAGCGCCGAACACCGCGCGCTGGCGATCCTGCGCCGCTTCGGCCCCAAGGCCTGCCTGCTGGCCTGGCTGCCGGTGGTGGGCGACCCGCTGTGCGCGGTGGCCGGCTGGCTGCAGCTGCCGTTCTGGCCCTGCGTGGCCTACATGGCGATCGGCAAGCTGCTGCGCTACATCACCATGACGGCCGCGCTGCTGTGGGTGTTTCCGGGTCAGTGGCCGCTCTGA
- a CDS encoding carboxypeptidase M32, protein MTDPNRPAAGATPAYSELEQRHARIYRFEHLGSIVGWDQAANMPPKGNEARAAAMAELDTLLHGLRTDAWLRDLLQRAEDEPLSDWQRANLREMRRDWRASNALPARLVEQRTLATARCEHAWRRQRPANDWAGFVENFRPVLRVAREEAQCLSQETGLAPYDALMDRYEPGMTSAEVERVFGDLKTWLPDLVRKVQERQRDEPVLLPQGPFARPAQKAISLAMMQRLDFDFDAGRLDESTHPFSGGVPEDVRLTTRYLDHDLHQSLMGTVHETGHARYEQNLPRSWLGQPIARARSYGIHESQSLSFEMQLGAHPGFVRMLVPMLVDHFGAQPAFEVDNLCRLMTRVKPGFIRVDADELTYPAHVILRFEIERALIEGGLEVEDIPALWDAKMADYLGVDTRGNFADGPMQDVHWPSGAFGYFPCYTLGAMYAAQWFAAMRRATPDLDAQIEAGNLKPVFDWLSQNIWQQASRWETPELALRASGERLNPAHYRAHLEQRYLG, encoded by the coding sequence ATGACCGACCCCAACCGCCCCGCCGCCGGCGCCACGCCCGCCTACTCCGAGCTCGAACAGCGCCACGCCCGCATCTACCGCTTCGAGCACCTCGGCTCGATCGTCGGCTGGGACCAGGCCGCCAACATGCCGCCCAAGGGCAACGAGGCGCGTGCCGCCGCGATGGCCGAGCTCGACACCCTGCTGCACGGCCTGCGCACTGACGCCTGGCTGCGCGATCTGCTGCAGCGCGCCGAAGACGAGCCGCTCAGCGACTGGCAGCGCGCCAACCTGCGCGAGATGCGGCGCGACTGGCGCGCCAGCAACGCCCTGCCGGCGCGCCTGGTCGAGCAGCGCACGCTCGCCACCGCGCGCTGCGAACACGCCTGGCGGCGCCAGCGCCCGGCCAACGACTGGGCCGGCTTCGTCGAGAACTTCCGCCCGGTGCTGCGCGTGGCGCGCGAAGAGGCGCAATGCCTGTCGCAGGAAACCGGCCTCGCGCCCTACGACGCGCTGATGGACCGCTACGAACCCGGCATGACCAGCGCCGAGGTCGAGCGCGTGTTCGGCGATCTCAAGACCTGGCTGCCCGACCTGGTGCGCAAGGTCCAGGAGCGCCAGCGCGACGAGCCGGTGCTGCTGCCGCAAGGCCCCTTCGCACGCCCGGCGCAGAAGGCGATCAGCCTGGCGATGATGCAGCGGCTCGATTTCGACTTCGACGCCGGCCGGCTCGACGAGAGCACCCATCCGTTCTCCGGCGGCGTGCCCGAGGACGTGCGCCTGACCACCCGCTACCTCGACCACGACCTGCACCAGAGCCTGATGGGCACGGTGCACGAGACCGGTCACGCCCGCTACGAGCAGAACCTGCCGCGCAGCTGGCTCGGCCAGCCGATCGCCCGCGCCCGCTCCTACGGCATCCACGAGAGCCAGAGCCTGTCGTTCGAGATGCAGCTGGGCGCGCACCCCGGTTTCGTGCGCATGCTGGTGCCGATGCTGGTCGACCATTTCGGCGCGCAGCCGGCCTTCGAGGTCGACAACCTGTGCCGCCTGATGACGCGCGTCAAGCCCGGTTTCATCCGCGTCGACGCCGACGAGCTGACCTACCCGGCGCACGTGATCCTGCGTTTCGAGATCGAGCGCGCGCTGATCGAAGGCGGCCTGGAGGTCGAGGACATCCCGGCGCTGTGGGACGCCAAGATGGCCGACTACCTGGGCGTGGACACACGCGGCAACTTCGCCGACGGGCCGATGCAGGACGTGCACTGGCCGAGCGGCGCGTTCGGCTACTTCCCCTGCTACACGCTGGGCGCGATGTACGCCGCGCAGTGGTTCGCGGCAATGCGCCGGGCCACGCCGGATCTGGATGCGCAGATCGAGGCCGGCAATCTGAAGCCGGTGTTCGACTGGCTGAGCCAAAACATCTGGCAGCAGGCCTCGCGCTGGGAAACCCCCGAGCTTGCGCTGCGCGCCAGCGGCGAGCGCCTCAATCCGGCGCACTACCGCGCCCACCTCGAGCAGCGCTACCTCGGCTGA
- a CDS encoding copper-binding protein, translating to MKLHHRLGLLLCAAGFTLTAWAQGTPAEVVKVDKGQGKLTLKHGPIQNLDMPAMSMVFRVQDQQWLDQLKAGDKIRFDAEKLNGQYTVTRLSVQR from the coding sequence ATGAAACTGCACCACCGTCTCGGCCTGCTGCTGTGCGCCGCCGGCTTCACGCTGACCGCCTGGGCCCAGGGCACCCCAGCAGAAGTCGTCAAGGTCGACAAGGGCCAGGGCAAGCTCACGCTCAAGCACGGCCCGATCCAGAACCTCGACATGCCGGCCATGAGCATGGTGTTCCGGGTCCAGGATCAGCAATGGCTCGACCAGCTCAAGGCCGGCGACAAGATCCGCTTCGACGCCGAAAAGCTCAACGGCCAGTACACCGTCACCCGATTGAGCGTGCAGCGCTGA
- the argB gene encoding acetylglutamate kinase, with the protein MSAPTDTSPDLSHIAARDKAEILAQALPYIRKYHGKTLVIKYGGNAMTDPALQADFAEDVVLLKLVGMNPIVVHGGGPQIDEALNRLGKKGTFIQGMRVTDEETMEVVEWVLGGEVQQDIVGLINAAGGKAVGLTGRDGGLIRARKMKLLDRDDPNKEHDIGQVGEIESIDPSVVKALQDDAFIPVISPIGFGTHNESYNINADLVASKLAEVLKAEKLVMLTNIRGVLDKAGDLLTDLTAKRIDELFADGTISGGMLPKIAGALDAAKSGVNAVHIVDGRVPHVLLLEILTDQAYGTMIRSH; encoded by the coding sequence ATGAGCGCCCCCACCGACACATCCCCCGACCTGAGCCACATCGCCGCACGCGACAAGGCCGAGATCCTGGCCCAGGCCCTGCCGTACATCCGCAAGTACCACGGCAAGACGCTGGTCATCAAGTACGGCGGCAACGCCATGACCGACCCGGCGCTGCAGGCCGATTTCGCCGAGGACGTGGTGCTGCTCAAGCTGGTCGGCATGAACCCGATCGTGGTGCACGGCGGCGGCCCGCAGATCGACGAGGCGCTCAACCGCCTGGGCAAGAAGGGCACCTTCATCCAGGGCATGCGCGTCACCGACGAGGAGACCATGGAGGTGGTCGAGTGGGTGCTGGGCGGCGAGGTGCAGCAGGACATCGTCGGCCTGATCAACGCCGCCGGCGGCAAGGCGGTCGGCCTGACCGGCCGTGACGGCGGCCTGATCCGGGCGCGCAAGATGAAGCTGCTCGACCGCGACGACCCGAACAAGGAACACGACATCGGCCAGGTCGGCGAGATCGAGTCGATCGACCCGAGCGTGGTCAAGGCGCTGCAGGACGACGCCTTCATCCCGGTCATCAGCCCGATCGGCTTCGGCACGCACAACGAGAGCTACAACATCAACGCCGACCTGGTCGCCAGCAAGCTCGCCGAGGTGCTCAAGGCCGAGAAGCTGGTGATGCTGACCAACATCCGCGGCGTGCTCGACAAGGCCGGCGACCTGCTCACCGACCTGACCGCCAAGCGCATCGACGAGCTGTTCGCCGACGGCACCATCAGCGGCGGCATGCTGCCCAAGATCGCCGGCGCGCTCGATGCCGCCAAGAGCGGCGTCAATGCGGTGCACATCGTCGACGGCCGGGTGCCGCACGTGCTGCTGCTGGAGATCCTGACCGATCAGGCCTACGGGACGATGATCCGCTCGCATTGA
- a CDS encoding Uma2 family endonuclease: MGLPQPAPRFDRAEYFGWEEQQADKHEFIAGEVFAMVGARQEHVLVAGALFARFREHLRGTRCRAYTSDMKLEVEAADAVFYPDVMVSCDEDDRQRAMALRAPLLIVEVLSDSTAAFDRGAKFAAYRRLASLQEYLLVDVEARRLELFRREPVGWVLHEPEGEGDAATLRLAGIGLDLTALDAFGDLQA, from the coding sequence ATGGGACTGCCTCAACCTGCACCTCGTTTCGACCGCGCTGAATACTTCGGCTGGGAAGAACAGCAAGCGGACAAGCACGAGTTCATCGCCGGCGAGGTCTTCGCGATGGTCGGTGCACGACAGGAGCACGTGCTGGTGGCGGGCGCGCTGTTCGCCCGCTTTCGCGAGCACCTGCGCGGCACGCGTTGCCGGGCCTACACCTCCGACATGAAGCTGGAAGTCGAGGCGGCCGATGCGGTGTTCTATCCCGACGTGATGGTCAGCTGCGACGAGGACGACCGTCAGCGCGCGATGGCGCTGCGCGCGCCGCTGCTGATCGTGGAGGTGCTGTCGGACTCGACCGCCGCATTCGACCGCGGCGCCAAGTTCGCCGCCTACCGCCGGCTGGCGTCGCTGCAGGAGTACCTGCTGGTGGACGTGGAGGCGCGGCGGCTCGAACTGTTCCGCCGCGAGCCGGTGGGCTGGGTGCTGCACGAGCCCGAGGGCGAGGGTGATGCGGCCACGCTGCGCCTGGCCGGCATCGGCCTCGACCTGACCGCGCTCGACGCGTTCGGCGACCTGCAGGCATGA